In Anthonomus grandis grandis chromosome 6, icAntGran1.3, whole genome shotgun sequence, one DNA window encodes the following:
- the LOC126737634 gene encoding uncharacterized protein LOC126737634, which produces MIDNESKTSSSDSEDEVQQINTSQVMPGSSGIQQIIKIKSVPVYQWNVKFDGKNMSLLSFLDRVKELSALRNVSKAQLVASARDLFIGQAKLWWTANCDIIKTWDDLDSELKKKFLPPDWNEKLLSEVNQRTQGPDETIGMYIATMKTAFKRFTCHIPESAKLKILLKNIAPFYQNQLGLTKVKSIEELLKLSCRLEERKASIEAFTPSPRNRKFLEPDLAYVYSEPYSSRANCDLVSDLTCWNCGKKGHRSNQCMEAKSKHCFKCGERNFTVRTCPRCARPQGNYQGRH; this is translated from the coding sequence ATGATCGATAATGAGTCAAAAACAAGTTCATCGGACTCTGAAGATGAGGTGCAACAAATAAATACTAGCCAAGTTATGCCTGGATCTAGTGGTATtcagcaaataataaaaattaaatcggttccTGTGTATCAGTGGAATGTAAAATTTGATGGCAAAAATATGTccttattatcatttttagaTCGAGTCAAAGAATTGTCGGCATTAAGAAATGTTTCAAAGGCTCAACTGGTGGCATCAGCAAGAGATCTATTTATTGGACAAGCCAAGCTTTGGTGGACAGCTAATTGTGACATCATAAAAACATGGGATGATTTGGATAGtgaattgaagaaaaaatttttaccaCCGGATTGGAATGAAAAACTTTTGAGTGAAGTTAATCAGAGAACACAAGGACCTGACGAAACAATAGGTATGTATATTGCTACTATGAAAACGGCATTTAAACGTTTTACCTGTCACATTCCCGAAAgtgccaaattaaaaatactgttGAAAAACATAGCTcctttttatcaaaatcaacTAGGTCTCACTAAAGTAAAATCCATTGAGGAACTACTCAAATTGAGTTGTCGTTTAGAGGAACGAAAAGCTTCCATAGAGGCTTTTACTCCGTCTCCAAGAAACAGAAAATTTTTGGAGCCAGATTTAGCTTATGTTTATTCGGAACCATATAGTTCTAGAGCTAATTGTGATTTAGTATCAGATTTAACTTGCTGGAATTGCGGTAAAAAGGGTCATAGATCTAACCAATGTATGGAGGCAAAATCAAAGCATTGTTTTAAGTGTGGTGAGAGAAATTTTACTGTAAGAACTTGTCCCAGATGTGCTAGACCCCAGGGAAATTATCAAGGGAGGCACTAG
- the LOC126737633 gene encoding uncharacterized protein K02A2.6-like produces MHGMSNINSASTIQALRRVFATFGLPVTLVSDNGRQLVLDDFKTFLSKNNIKHLTSPPYSPASNDAAENAVRTVKSALKKALVSNSIENVSLTLCRFLLDYRVTPHCTTGVSPVVLMFGRDLRTRLSSLLPASEKSISKSNLDIQKVGKRVEQAQNRQIENSKPSKKINFEINEPVLVKNYKIVDKPTFIKGVISKKLGKRTYLVRIPDLDRNWKRHCNQVKKYTLSSSLLPKIPISSDFGVSPSSPSLELDNYNENPENFVNNSVNIDSSIELEGNLAVEETEGSFEETKKVSIG; encoded by the coding sequence ATGCATGGAATGTCCAATATTAACTCTGCTTCAACAATTCAGGCCCTTAGAAGAGTTTTTGCCACTTTTGGTTTACCTGTTACTTTGGTGTCAGATAATGGCAGACAGTTGGTGTTGGatgattttaaaactttcctatcaaaaaataatattaagcatTTAACGAGTCCTCCTTACTCCCCGGCTTCTAATGATGCAGCCGAAAATGCAGTTAGAACAGTTAAATCAGCTCTTAAAAAAGCTTTAGTCTCGAATTCCATTGAAAATGTTAGTTTAACTTTATGTAGGTTCCTCTTAGATTATAGGGTTACTCCTCATTGCACAACTGGGGTGAGTCCTGTTGTTTTAATGTTTGGTAGGGATTTAAGAACTAGACTGTCTAGTCTTTTACCAGCTtcagaaaaatcaatttctaaGAGTAATTTGGATAtacaaaaagtgggtaaaagaGTAGAACAGGCCCAGAATAGGCAAATTGAAAATAGTAaacctagtaaaaaaattaattttgagataAATGAACCTGTTTTGGTCAAGAATTATAAAATCGTTGATAAACCTACTTTCATTAAAGGGGTAATTAGCAAAAAGTTGGGTAAAAGAACTTACTTAGTTAGAATACCAGACTTGGATAGGAATTGGAAAAGACACTGTAaccaagttaaaaaatataccttatCTTCGAGTTTATTACCTAAAATTCCCATTAGTTCAGATTTTGGAGTTTCACCTTCAAGTCCTTCTTTAGAGTTAgataattataatgaaaatccggaaaattttgtaaataattctgTAAATATAGATAGTAGTATAGAGTTAGAGGGTAATTTAGCTGTAGAAGAAACCGAAGGTAGTtttgaagaaacaaaaaagGTTTCCATCGGTTAG